In Nicotiana tabacum cultivar K326 chromosome 19, ASM71507v2, whole genome shotgun sequence, one DNA window encodes the following:
- the LOC107819804 gene encoding uncharacterized protein LOC107819804, with amino-acid sequence MAEQQSQSQEENVNKGAAPESSDRGCGLFNFMGKKEENKSNDDTVMVDVVDTTTPYPNVEPPKEKKEEEEKHSLMDKLHRTHSNSSSSSDEEVDEVTGEKKRKKKGLKEKIKEKISCDHKESSEQKVEMENCTGHVAGNANYAGTTHEDQEKKGIMEKIKDKLPGHHNKTAADEQVYGGDQTKEKKGLLDKIKEKLPGHHKNTEDHEEKHKSN; translated from the exons ATGGCAGAGCAACAAAGTCAGTCACAGGAGGAGAATGTAAACAAGGGTGCAGCTCCAGAGAGTAGTGACCGTGGGTGTGGATTGTTCAATTTCATGGGAAAGAAAGAAGAGAATAAGTCCAACGATGACACTGTCATGGTTGATGTTGTTGACACTACTACTCCCTATCCCAATGTAGAACCACCAAAGGAGAAGAAAGAGGAGGAGGAGAAGCACAGTCTCATGGACAAACTTCACCGCACTCACAGCAATTCAAGCTCG TCGAGCGATGAGGAAGTGGACGAGGTTACTggagagaagaaaaggaagaagaagggaCTGAAAGAGAAGATCAAGGAAAAGATTTCCTGTGATCATAAGGAAAGTAGTGAGCAAAAAGTTGAAATGGAGAACTGCACTGGTCATGTGGCTGGTAATGCTAATTATGCAGGAACAACACACGAAGATCAAGAAAAGAAAGGAATAATGGAGAAGATAAAGGACAAACTTCCAGGTCACCACAACAAGACTGCTGCAGATGAGCAAGTCTATGGAGGTGATCaaacaaaagagaagaaaggattacttgacaaaatcaaggagaaaTTGCCTGGACACCACAAGAATACTGAGGATCATGAGGAGAAGCACAAGTCCAACTGA
- the LOC107814189 gene encoding lysine histidine transporter-like 8 yields the protein MSRETLETKMTNLDEASSLPSSLPITPRTVTVAPTFHFDDQFGSLPITPRTASVAQTPSVVSLPITPRTASVAQTPSIVSLPPSQFHSPSLSRSPLLNVGDHATSAANRASKTPRSRGLTPRFITPLGSPLRKALKMTRLDPQDAWLPITESRNGNAYYAAFHTLCSGIGIQALVLPVAFTILGWAWGVISLTAAFVWQLYTLYLMVQLHENYETGIRYSRYLQLACATFGDKLGKLCAAFPIGYLSAGTCCALIIIGGSTAKLLYQTLCGATCSNPKPLTTVEWYLVFTCVAVVLAQLPNLNSIAGISLVGALTAVGYCTALWTVSVAEGRLPNVSYDPVRKGTQVARIFDLLNALGIIAFAFRGHNLILEIQATMPSSEKHPSRVPMWRGVQFSYLLIAMCLFPLAIGGYWAYGHLIPANGSMLTALFAFHSQDVSRSVLALISIFVIINAVSSFQIYGMPMFDDMESAYTTRSKKACPWWLRSIFRAIFGFVCFFIAVAIPFLGSFAGLIGGIALPVTFAYPCFMWLKVKKPHKYSLSWWVNWGLGLLGMGLSGILVAAGLYVVIDTGVKISFFNPQ from the exons ATGAGTAGAGAGACCTTAGAAACAAAGATGACTAATCTTGATGAAGCTAGCTCTTTACCGAGCTCGTTACCTATAACGCCACGGACGGTAACGGTAGCTCCAACGTTTCATTTTGATGACCAATTTGGCTCTTTACCCATAACTCCACGGACGGCGTCGGTAGCTCAAACGCCGTCCGTAGTATCTTTACCGATAACACCACGGACGGCATCAGTAGCACAAACGCCGTCCATAGTATCGTTACCTCCTTCACAATTTCACTCTCCATCACTTTCTCGATCACCGTTACTTAACGTGGGAGATCATGCCACTAGTGCTGCAAATCGAGCCAGTAAAACCCCAAGGTCACGAGGATTAACGCCGCGTTTCATCACTCCTTTGGGAAGTCCTCTTAGGAAGGCACTTAAAATGACAAGATTAGACCCACAGGATGCTTGGCTACCCATCACTGAGTCACGAAATGGAAACGCATATTACGCTGCGTTTCATACACTTTGTTCTGGGATTGGTATTCAAGCTCTTGTCTTACCTGTTGCCTTTACTATCCTTGGCTG GGCTTGGGGTGTCATTAGCTTAACGGCAGCATTTGTATGGCAGCTCTACACACTCTATTTAATGGTTCAACTTCATGAAAATTATGAAACAGGAATACGTTACAGCAGATACCTGCAACTGGCATGCGCAACATTCG GTGACAAATTAGGCAAACTATGTGCAGCGTTTCCTATCGGATATCTCTCAGCGGGTACATGTTGTGCGCTGATTATAATAGGAGGTTCAACAGCAAAGCTGTTATATCAGACTTTATGCGGAGCAACATGTAGTAATCCCAAGCCATTAACAACGGTGGAATGGTACTTGGTTTTCACTTGTGTTGCAGTGGTTTTAGCACAGTTGCCAAACTTGAATTCTATTGCTGGAATTTCCTTAGTTGGTGCTCTTACGGCCGTTGGATATTGTACTGCATTATGGACGGTTTCAGTTGCTGAGGGTAGACTTCCTAATGTGTCATATGATCCAGTTAGGAAGGGTACTCAAGTTGCTAGGATCTTTGATCTTCTTAATGCTCTTGGTATTATTGCTTTTGCTTTCAGAGGCCACAATCTCATACTTGAAATTCAG GCCACAATGCCTTCAAGTGAGAAGCACCCATCGCGTGTGCCTATGTGGAGGGGTGTACAATTCTCATATTTACTCATAGCAATGTGCTTATTCCCACTAGCAATTGGTGGCTACTGGGCTTACGGTCATTTG ATTCCAGCAAATGGGAGCATGTTAACTGCATTGTTTGCATTCCATAGCCAAGACGTTTCACGATCAGTGTTAGCTCTGATAAGTATTTTTGTGATAATAAACGCGGTGAGTTCCTTTCAAATCTATGGAATGCCAATGTTTGATGATATGGAATCAGCGTACACAACTAGGAGCAAAAAAGCATGTCCGTGGTGGCTCCGTTCGATATTCCGGGCAATTTTCGGATTCGTGTGCTTCTTTATAGCCGTAGCAATTCCATTCTTGGGTAGTTTTGCTGGGCTTATTGGAGGAATTGCACTGCCTGTTACTTTTGCTTATCCATGTTTCATGTGGCTTAAAGTCAAGAAACCCCACAAATATTCTTTAAGTTGGTGGGTAAATTGGGGACTTGGTCTATTGGGAATGGGCTTAAGTGGGATCTTGGTTGCTGCTGGTTTGTATGTTGTCATTGACACTGGTGTTAAAATTAGCTTCTTCAATCCTCAGTGA